In one Zobellia galactanivorans genomic region, the following are encoded:
- a CDS encoding DUF3822 family protein has protein sequence MTKKETKNNTGELVEDFKKLSIQVSLNGLSFCVLNTVENSIVSAESVVFAKRLTPYEVLKRLKLLFSTHKIEQDQYSEVVVVHRNTLFSLVPKPLFNEEELANYLKFNTKILANDHLAYDELDSFDIINVYVPFVNINNYIYDLFGEFTFKHNGTVLVESLMNTHMASKEPTCYVLISEQQMDVTIISGKKLLLYNSFTFITKEDFLYYLLFTLEQLELDTESVFIKLFGQIEEGDDIYTLCYNYAKNVSIFFPSFSEHPHLNSKEETIDFTVINAF, from the coding sequence ATGACAAAAAAGGAGACAAAAAATAACACTGGAGAACTAGTGGAAGATTTCAAAAAACTGTCCATTCAAGTTAGCTTGAATGGACTTTCTTTTTGTGTCCTCAATACTGTAGAAAATTCCATTGTAAGTGCCGAGAGCGTAGTCTTTGCCAAAAGATTGACGCCCTACGAGGTATTAAAGCGCTTAAAACTTCTCTTCTCCACCCACAAAATAGAACAAGACCAGTATTCAGAAGTTGTGGTAGTCCACCGCAACACTCTCTTTAGCCTAGTACCCAAACCCTTGTTCAACGAAGAAGAACTGGCCAACTACCTAAAGTTCAACACCAAAATACTGGCCAATGACCACTTGGCCTATGATGAACTCGATAGCTTTGATATCATCAATGTCTATGTTCCTTTTGTAAACATCAACAATTACATTTACGACCTTTTCGGCGAATTTACTTTTAAGCATAACGGAACCGTATTAGTAGAATCATTGATGAACACCCATATGGCTTCAAAAGAGCCCACCTGTTATGTTCTTATCTCGGAACAACAGATGGATGTCACCATAATCTCCGGAAAGAAACTTTTACTCTACAACAGTTTTACCTTCATCACCAAAGAAGACTTTTTATACTACCTGCTTTTTACCTTAGAGCAACTTGAACTCGATACCGAGTCGGTCTTCATAAAGCTTTTCGGTCAGATCGAAGAAGGCGATGACATCTACACGCTTTGCTACAATTACGCAAAGAACGTCTCGATATTTTTCCCTTCCTTCTCTGAGCACCCCCATTTAAACTCTAAAGAAGAGACCATAGATTTCACCGTTATAAACGCTTTTTAA